Proteins co-encoded in one Arachis hypogaea cultivar Tifrunner chromosome 13, arahy.Tifrunner.gnm2.J5K5, whole genome shotgun sequence genomic window:
- the LOC112736935 gene encoding cytochrome P450 84A1 yields the protein MEFFLHSTFQSSTNIFIFFCVLAFTVFFIFRLRRKLPYPPGPKGLPIIGNMLMMDQLTHRGLDKLAKQYGGLVHLQMGSLHIVAISTPQMAREVLQAQDSAFSNRPANVAISYLTYDRADMAFANYGPFWRQMRKICVMKLFSRKRAESWASVREEVEETVRSISANVGSAMNLGELIFALTRRVTYKAAFGASLNKGEEEFMGILQEFSKLFGAFNIADFIPWLGWLHAQDFHKRMVNARKALDVFIDEIIDDHIKKRNINMGNDNDADKDMVDELMDFLNEGSVGDDAVKPNNSPSILKLTRDNIKALIMDVMFGGTETVASVIEWIMAELLRSPMDLHKVQQELVDVVGLDRRFNESDLEKLTFLKCVVKEALRLHPPIPMALHESAEDSVIEGYAIPKGTRVWINAWSIGRDSSAWDEPETFNPSRFLREAAPDFKGSDFEFIPFGSGRRSCPGMQLGLYTVELTVAHLLHCFNWELPNGMKPEDLDMNDTFGLTAPRAVQLVAVPTYRLKCPLY from the exons ATGGAGTTTTTTCTACACTCTACTTTTCAATCTTCAAccaacatttttattttcttctgtgTCTTGGCTTTCACTGTCTTCTTCATCTTTCGACTTCGCCGAAAGCTGCCATACCCACCAGGCCCAAAAGGGCTACCCATCATAGGAAACATGTTGATGATGGACCAACTTACCCATCGGGGCCTGGATAAGCTCGCCAAACAATACGGTGGGCTTGTTCATCTCCAAATGGGCTCCCTCCATATAGTGGCAATATCAACACCACAGATGGCCCGTGAGGTTCTCCAGGCCCAAGATAGCGCTTTCTCAAACCGGCCCGCAAATGTTGCAATTTCTTACTTGACATACGACCGGGCCGACATGGCTTTCGCAAACTACGGCCCGTTTTGGCGGCAGATGCGTAAGATCTGTGTAATGAAGCTTTTTAGTCGCAAGCGGGCCGAGTCATGGGCCTCGGTTCgtgaagaagttgaagaaacggTTCGAAGCATATCAGCGAACGTTGGTTCAGCCATGAATTTGGGTGAATTGATTTTTGCTCTAACGAGGAGGGTCACCTATAAGGCCGCGTTTGGTGCGAGTTTAAATAAGGGGGAAGAGGAATTCATGGGAATCTTACAAGAGTTTTCAAAGCTTTTTGGAGCTTTTAACATTGCAGATTTCATTCCGTGGTTGGGTTGGTTGCATGCACAAGATTTTCACAAGAGAATGGTCAATGCACGAAAAGCACTTGATGTGTTTATTGATGAGATCATTGATGATCATATCAAAAAGAGGAACATCAACATGGGGAATGATAATGATGCAGATAAGGATATGGTTGATGAGCTTATGGATTTTCTTAATGAAGGTAGTGTTGGTGATGATGCTGTGAAGCCAAACAATTCACCATCAATCCTTAAGCTTACTAGAGACAATATCAAAGCTCTTATCATG GATGTCATGTTTGGAGGAACTGAGACAGTAGCATCAGTGATTGAATGGATTATGGCAGAGCTTTTGAGAAGCCCAATGGACCTTCACAAGGTCCAACAAGAGCTTGTTGATGTGGTGGGCTTGGACCGAAGGTTCAATGAATCGGATCTCGAAAAGTTGACTTTCCTCAAGTGCGTGGTCAAAGAAGCCTTGCGTCTCCACCCTCCAATTCCAATGGCTCTTCACGAGAGCGCAGAGGACAGCGTAATTGAGGGTTACGCAATCCCAAAGGGGACACGTGTCTGGATCAACGCGTGGTCTATAGGACGCGACAGCAGCGCGTGGGATGAGCCAGAGACATTCAATCCTTCAAGATTCTTGCGAGAAGCGGCACCCGATTTCAAAGGAAGCGATTTCGAGTTCATTCCATTTGGGTCGGGTCGAAGGTCATGCCCAGGGATGCAACTTGGGCTTTATACCGTGGAGTTAACTGTGGCTCATTTGCTTCATTGCTTCAATTGGGAGTTGCCCAATGGAATGAAGCCCGAGGATCTTGATATGAATGATACTTTTGGGCTCACAGCTCCAAGAGCAGTTCAACTTGTTGCGGTACCTACTTATCGTCTCAAGTGCCCCCTTTATTAA
- the LOC112736936 gene encoding uncharacterized protein, producing the protein MESNRDEAAATMGGGEGEGQARIPAPNDKANPNPNPNPNTNPNSPNNTTRGSKARSCKGCAYYSSVHKSKSKNPTCVGFSSTLQQVPPYVVGETELEASKEGRSLANFKYACLGYSVYLDNKDSSADSQDKTAKLPFCTGLEVVLEERSSTSPAGQVPVNAHKTEGAHRPHPQSQSQPQPQPQPRRYNKPPNTTAEEFLNRFRRNAILVAAGVVKNMNKVGNYVKETLDDILYRRPK; encoded by the exons ATGGAGAGTAACAGAGATGAAGCAGCAGCAACAatgggaggaggagaaggagaaggtcAAGCTCGAATCCCTGCTCCTAACGACAAAGCTAATCCGAatccaaatccaaatccaaaCACAAACCCTAATTCTCCTAATAACACCACTCGAGGATCCAAAGCAAGATCGTGTAAAGGATGTGCTTACTACTCTTCGGTTCACAAATCCAAATCAAAGAACCCTACTTGTGTTGGCTTCTCCAGTACGCTCCAACAAG TACCTCCATATGTTGTTGGAGAGACTGAGTTGGAAGCTTCAAAAGAGGGCCGCAGCCTTGCAAATTTCAAGTATGCTTGCCTTGGATACTCAGTCTACTTAGACAACAAGGATTCTTCTGCTGACTCACAGGACAAAACAGCGAAGTTGCCCTTTTGCACTGGGCTTGAG GTGGTGTTGGAGGAGAGGTCTTCAACTTCGCCTGCTGGCCAAGTTCCTGTAAATGCTCATAAAACTGAAG GTGCCCATCGACCTCATCCTCAATCACAatcacaaccacaaccacaaccacaaccccGAAGATATAATAAACCTCCAAATACCACAGCAGAAGAATTCCTTAACAG GTTTCGAAGAAATGCAATCCTAGTGGCAGCCGGTGTTGTAAAAAACATGAACAAAGTGGGTAACTACGTAAAGGAGACCTTAGATGACATCTTATATAGGCGACCCAAGTGA
- the LOC112732537 gene encoding uncharacterized protein — MKFNTKWEFKEAVREFTIQEGRRMRFRKNDGKRVRAICKVKDCKWVVYASRDHEDSCWQVKTFFNDHTCPREDKNRTANRNWVAGKLVKKLRKYPNFRNCEATTYFKTKYDLSLNRNSISRALCDAINIVYRDAKEQYAMLRDYGETLLKTNPGSTVQICTKPQLSSEVIFERMYVCLSGCKSGFKAGCRPLIGLDGAFLKTVFGGQILSAVGQDANHHVYVIAWAVVEVENFENWKWFLELLHENLGDYKTHGWNFISDMQKGLLPAMKAVMPNVGHRFCVWHLWRNFNKQWKDLELRRLLWECARATTFQEFKVHKATFSATAISLHGLFSQLLTVEIQEYMDRIKRLNENAWKYLDKWPREAWTRSQFRHNPKLDSICNNACEVFNSKIKEARGKPILTLLEEVRMFVMRTMAKNKVKLDNHLGLLPPVIKSRLEKVRKESRHWHAIWSGDTGYEKFEVHGRPTNHVVDLGKR, encoded by the exons ATGAAATTCAATACTAAGTGGGAGTTCAAGGAGGCAGTGAGGGAGTTCACTATACAAGAAGGGAGACGGATGAGGTTTAGGAAGAACGACGGAAAAAGGGTAAGGGCAATATGTAAGGTGAAGGATTGCAAGTGGGTTGTGTACGCATCAAGGGACCACGAAGACAGTTGCTGGCAAGTTAAGACTTTCTTCAATGACCACACTTGTCCACGAGAGGATAAGAACAGGACAgcaaatagaaattgggttgcagGTAAGTTGGTAAAAAAACTAAGGAAATATCCCAATTTCAGGAACTGTGAGGCAACAACATATTTCAAGACGAAATATGACTTGTCGCTCAATAGGAACTCTATATCACGGGCACTGTGTGATGCTATAAATATAGTCTATAGGGATGCGAAGGAGCAATATGCCATGCTTAGGGACTATGGTGAAACACTATTGAAAACCAACCCGGGATCAACTGTTCAGATTTGCACAAAGCCACAGCTTAGTAGTGAGGTCATATTTGAGAGGATGTATGTCTGCTTGAGTGGCTGCAAGTCAGGTTTCAAGGCTGGTTGTCGTCCGTTAATTGGACTTGATGGAGCTTTTCTAAAAACTGTTTTCGGGGGGCAAATTCTATCTGCTGTTGGACAAGATGCTAATCATCATGTCTACGTTATTGCTTGGGCAGTTGTGGAAGTAGAGAACTTTGAGAATTGGAAGTGGTTTCTAGAGTTGCTACATGAGAATCTTGGAGACTACAAGACCCATGGGTGGAACTTCATCTCTGATATGCAAAAG GGATTACTGCCTGCCATGAAAGCCGTGATGCCTAATGTGGGCCACCGATTCTGTGTCTGGCACTTGTGGCGAAATTTCAACAAGCAGTGGAAGGACCTGGAGCTTAGGAGACTGTTATGGGAGTGTGCTAGAGCTACAACATTCCAAGAGTTTAAGGTACATAAAGCTACTTTTTCTGCAACTGCAATTAGCTTACATGGACTTTTTTCCCAACTATTAACTGTTGAAATTCAGGAATACATGGATAGGATAAAGAGGCTGAATGAGAACGCATGGAAGTATCTTGACAAGTGGCCAAGGGAGGCATGGACGAGGTCACAGTTCAGGCACAACCCGAAATTAGACTCGATTTGCAACAACGCTTGTGAGGTTTTCAATTCAAAGATCAAAGAAGCAAGGGGCAAGCCTATACTTACTCTTCTAGAAGAGGTGAGGATGTTTGTCATGAGGACTATGGCTAAGAACAAGGTTAAGTTGGACAATCACCTGGGGTTGTTACCACCCGTAATCAAAAGTAGATTAGAAAAGGTGAGGAAAGAGTCCAGACATTGGCATGCTATATGGTCTGGAGATACTGGATATGAGAAGTTTGAGGTCCATGGGCGCCCTACAAACCATGTGGTGGACTTGGGGAAAAGATAA
- the LOC112736937 gene encoding endoglucanase 24, which produces MKGVFVVALIAFAFLMAAKLASGSHDYQDALTKAVLFFEGQRSGFLPQDQRMSWRSNSGLSNGWTYNADLVGGYYDAGDNIKFGFPMAFTTTMLAWSVLEFGAIMPPNELRNAMLAIRWATDYLLKTVSQPNRIFVQVGDPRSDHDCWERPEDMDTARTVYAVDAPNAASDVAGETAAALAASSLVFWSTDPGYAETLLRNAISAFQFADNYRGAYSDNANVKYSACPYYCDFDGYQDELLWGAAWLRRATKDDNFLNYLQTNGKTLGADDNINEFGWDNKHAGLNVLVSKEVLEGNLYSLESFKASADSFMCTLIPESPSSHIEYTPGGLLFRPGGSNLQHATSISFLELVYANYLDHTSQSLNCGNVVVSAQTLRQHAKRQVDYILGDNPMGLSYMVGYSNYYPQRIHHRGSSLPSIKDHPQFIACKEGSTYYNSTDPNPNVLVGAIVGGPGEDDVYVDNRDDFRKSEPTTYINAPFIGVLAYFAANPNFS; this is translated from the exons ATGAAGGGAGTGTTTGTAGTTGCGCTCATTGCATTTGCATTCTTGATGGCTGCGAAGTTAGCGAGTGGAAGTCACGACTACCAAGACGCGTTGACGAAGGCAGTACTGTTCTTTGAAGGGCAGAGGTCAGGGTTCTTGCCGCAGGACCAGAGGATGAGCTGGCGTAGCAACTCCGGACTCAGCAACGGATGGACCTACAACGCCGATCTCGTCGGCGGTTACTACGACGCCGGCGACAACATCAAGTTTGGGTTTCCGATGGCATTCACCACCACTATGCTCGCTTGGAGCGTCCTTGAGTTCGGTGCCATCATGCCTCCCAATGAACTCAGAAACGCAATGCTTGCAATCCGTTGGGCTACTGATTACTTGCTCAAGACCGTTTCTCAGCCTAATCGAATTTTTGTTCAG GTGGGGGATCCACGCTCAGACCATGATTGTTGGGAGAGGCCTGAGGACATGGACACAGCCAGGACGGTGTACGCTGTTGATGCCCCAAACGCGGCTTCTGATGTTGCCGGTGAAACCGCGGCCGCGCTTGCAGCCTCATCCTTGGTATTCTGGTCAACTGACCCGGGTTATGCAGAAACATTGTTACGGAATGCTATTAGTGCCTTCCAATTTGCAGATAACTACAGGGGTGCTTACAGTGACAATGCCAATGTTAAGTATAGTGCTTGCCCATATTATTGTGATTTTGATGGATATCAG GACGAGTTATTGTGGGGTGCGGCATGGCTAAGAAGGGCCACGAAGGATGATAATTTCCTCAACTACCTTCAAACCAATGGCAAAACGCTTGGTGCTGACGACAACATCAATGAATTTGGTTGGGACAACAAGCATGCTGGCCTCAATGTTCTTGTCTCCAAG GAAGTCCTTGAAGGAAATCTATACTCACTTGAATCCTTCAAGGCGTCAGCCGATAGCTTCATGTGCACGCTCATACCCGAATCTCCTAGCTCACACATAGAGTACACTCCTGGTGGACTTTTGTTTAGGCCCGGAGGGAGTAACTTGCAACATGCtacttcaatttcattccttgaGTTGGTTTATGCTAATTACTTGGATCACACGTCACAGTCCCTCAATTGTGGGAATGTTGTGGTTAGCGCTCAAACACTTCGGCAACATGCTAAGAGGCAAGTTGATTACATTCTGGGTGATAATCCAATGGGGTTATCGTACATGGTTGGATATAGCAACTACTATCCGCAGCGCATTCATCACCGTGGCTCCTCTTTACCTTCCATCAAGGATCATCCTCAGTTTATTGCATGCAAGGAAGGTTCAACGTACTACAACTCCACTGATCCAAACCCAAATGTGCTTGTGGGAGCCATCGTTGGAGGACCTGGGGAAGATGATGTGTATGTGGATAATAGGGATGATTTTAGAAAATCCGAGCCAACCACATACATCAATGCACCATTTATTGGTGTTCTAGCATATTTTGCTGCTAATCCTAACTTCAGTTAA